In the Plasmodium sp. gorilla clade G2 genome assembly, chromosome: 12 genome, AGCTCATATTGCACCTGTGGCATCCTTTTTTGGTGGTTTATTAGCTCAAGAAGTTATAAAATTTACAGGAAAATATATGCCTATATATCAATTATTATACTTGGACTTTTTTGAATGTATttcattaaatgaaaaagtagatatgaatgaaattaaaaaaatgaatagtaagaatgataatattataacagTTTTTGGAAAAtcatttcaaaaaaaattaaatgatttGAATGTCTTTTTAGTAGGTTCAGGTGCTTTAGGATGTGAATACGCAAAATTGTTTTCTTTATTAGATATGTGTACCAAAGGTTCTGAAGAATGTCctaatatgaatgaaaataatatagataataattcATCTTATTGTGGTAAACTAACCATAAcagataatgataatatagaaGTATCAAATTTAAATCGACAATTTTTGTTTAGAAGAGAACATGTTGGTAAATCAAAATCATTAGTTTCATctgaaattattaaaaaaaaaaataataatatgaatgtcCAATCTTTAGAAACTAAGGTTGGTACTGaaaatgaacatatatttaatgaacAATTTTGGagtaaacaaaatattatagtaAATGCTTTAGATAATATTCAAGCTAGACAATATGTTGATAATAAATGTGTTTGGTATAGTAAGCCATTATTTGAATCAGGAACATTAGGTACTAAAGGAAATGTTCAAGTTATTATACCATATCTAACACAATCATATAATGATAGTTATGATCCTCCTGAAGATTCAATTCCTCTTTGTACTTTGAAACATTTTCCTTATGATATTGTACATACCATTGAATATGCTAGAGATATATTTCAAggattattttataatactcCTTTAAGTATTAAAcaatttttaaatgataaagaagaatatattaataaaatacaagAAGAAGGTAATAATGCATCGTTATTAGAAAATTTacaaaatgttataaattCTTTAAAAGAAATTTCATCCCAATGTAATTTTGATTTTTGTATAAAGAAATCTGTCGAattatttcataataattttatcaaTCAAATTAATCAACTCTTATATTCATTTCCATTAGATTATAAATTATCAAGTGGTGAATATTTTTGGGTCGGACAAAAAAAACCACCACAACCAATAGTTTTTGATGTAAATGATGAAATGATTCaagaatttttattaagtACATCTAACCTTCTTGCAcaagtatataatattcctcCATGTTTtgatattaattatattattaatgttGCTAAGAAAATAGAAGTAAAACCTTTTGAACCTAAAAAAGTCAAAATTAATATGGATGAAaagaatttaaataatatttccatATCATTTacagaagaagaaaaaattattgatGATTTCtgtaaagaattattaaacataccaacaaataatattaatataaatccTATTGAATTTGATAAAGATGAACAAACCAATTTACatgttaattttatttattcatttgcAAATTTAAGAGCTatcaattataaaattaatacatgTGATAAATTAAAGGCAAAAATAGTTGCAGGCAAAATTATACCTGCACTTGCTACTACTACATCTATTATTACTGGTTTGGTAGGTATTGAATTATTgaaatatgtaaattattatgataatatacaaGCATATGTGAAATTATCAGAAGAACAaaggaaaaaacaaaaacatgATGTCTTatcttattttaaaaatgcaTTCATAAATTCGGCTCTACCCTTATTCCTTTTTTCGGAGCCTATGCCTCCTCTAAGAATGATGGATAAGGAATATGATGAATTAATGAAGGGTCCTGTTAAGGCCATTCCCAATGGTTTTAGTTCATGGGACAAGATAGTCATATCGATAagtaagaatatatatatgtatataaattaataaatatatataaatatatatatatattatatatatgtatgtataaacTTATAAGTATAATTGtgtatatgtaatttttttttttttttttttttttttttttttttttttttttttagaaaatgGTACCATTAAAGATTTAATTGATCACATTAACGAGAAATATTCCATTGATGTAAATTTGATATCTGTGGGGAATGCATGTTTATTTAACTGTTATTTGCCTGCACACAACAAGGAAAGATTAAACAAGCCCATacatgaattatataaacaaatatcaAAACAGAATTTATTGgaagataaaaattatattattgttgAAGCAAGCTGTAGTGACCAAGACCTCGTAGATGTCTTAATACCATCAATTcaatttatatacaaatgatgagtgcaaacatatatatatattatataaatgatgaatcAGTGTTGATTCATTTTGATGTTGATATGTACTAGTGCATATATTCTGTATacgtatgtatgtatgtatgtattttattttttgcatTAATATTTGTTCATGTATGTGAAACAACAaagtttatttattaaatataaacaaaaaaaaataaaaaattaatatatattttatatataaataataaatggtgcacaaaaaaaaagagaaaaaaaatatatatatatatataatatatatatatttttatatttatgttaatttattttgatttggttagaatttatttttgaaGTCAATTAATTTGAAATCCTTATTATTTAACAAGGAAGTATATATTCCCATGATTGTTTTAACGTTTTTGAATCCTGAACTTTCCATCATAATATCTAAAATAGTATCTatagtattatttataatattatcacaaTATAAGTTTATATCTGTTTgtgataatttatttgtttcattattcttaacattaatattatttgattgTTCCATTTTATCATGTTGTATTTTTTCTGGTTGAATGTTATTAGGTGTATTCATTACATTAGAAGTAACAATGTTGTCATGATGatagttattattattattattattattattattattatcattattattgtcgttaattttatttacattttctttatcgTTATTATGACAATCAATGtttgttatattttgttctatATTATCCACTAGAGTATCTACTTGTTCATCTTTTTTGAAATTtgtaaaatgatataaatttgtatttttagatattgtatcatcataataaatattttttgtaaggttaatatttttttttaataaatagaaATTATGATGTAAAGTTTGTGTCTTTTGAATATAATcaagaataaaatatttcaaattaTGGATATAGTTTAATATAGACTTTTTTCTATAATGTccaattattaatttatcttTTGTTGTGAAATCGTTAtgattttgtatattatcatttgttgaaagttttatatatttatttatatttaaattttgacTTATATTTTGATCGAAAATTTcaaatcctttttttttaaataagttaactattttttcatcaaaaaaattaattttactAAAGACAAGACGATATGTTTgtcttaatattttttttttatttatgatttCGTTATTATGTTCTTTAactaaagaaaaaaatctCATCCATAATATATCTTGTTCACAAGAATGTTtcttaattaatttttctttatcatataatgtaatatattctttattaataattttagaaAATCTTTTTCCACCTCTGGATGTAAATGTACAacgttttatataattatataataattctttttcatcattataatttgCAGCTTTGAAAATTCTTATTAAAACGTTTGGCACATCTCTTGGATTTAAtgataaatacatatatattaattttgtttttaatttatcagatatatttgaaaatattttataatcgattaaattatatttttcttgatatacttttgatatatattctacttttaaaaaatcatatatatatctttttcttaCTTCGACAGGAATACATAATTTAATACTTCTTAGATATTTTATTAGAAATGTTCTTAATACTTTTAAACCTAATacacaatatattttaaatttattaagttTAATAACATCATCAGTCACATTTAATGTATGCTCTGTACTACCAAAAGGAATATTTGCattatcatttgtatataaatttgtaaataatttatttaaattcaCACAAACatctttaaataataaatgtggTGACACTTCTAAAAAATTTCCTATTCGGATCATAATATCGTTACATTCTTCGTCAAACTTAAAGTTTAAGTGTTTAATTAAATCagaacttttttttataatatcattattattattattattattattgttatga is a window encoding:
- a CDS encoding ubiquitin-activating enzyme E1 yields the protein MQNKAPPLKKQRTDESVKPTEFDKSSESWKRIDCLEKMTENKIDTDLYSRQLGTYGFDLMNKLVKLNVLIINVKGVGLECAKNLILSGPQSVCIYDNDICEISDIGVNFYINKKDVEEKSCRSDAVLKELQELNNYVHIYNYKGEIEKKWLENFDVVICCDINKEDLIKYNNMIRSIDKKKIAFLSCNIYGLCGYIFVDFNKDFICYDSNGEQVKSCNISNISKELEGKVSFDFDKTSPFEEGDYVQFSNVEGMTEINNKIYKIKNLKKYTFEIGDTSTFSDYIKGGLCTQVKKHLKLNFYPYEYICMNPLNNENISNNEHKPNENDNNFLDSCNNIIYENVPLPNSFIISDYAKFDMSNHLHYSIQALKWYELQNEKKLPENSDEDALEKIYNYAVTLNNKDKEQKKSYAVDELKKDVVYNVSRYSRAHIAPVASFFGGLLAQEVIKFTGKYMPIYQLLYLDFFECISLNEKVDMNEIKKMNSKNDNIITVFGKSFQKKLNDLNVFLVGSGALGCEYAKLFSLLDMCTKGSEECPNMNENNIDNNSSYCGKLTITDNDNIEVSNLNRQFLFRREHVGKSKSLVSSEIIKKKNNNMNVQSLETKVGTENEHIFNEQFWSKQNIIVNALDNIQARQYVDNKCVWYSKPLFESGTLGTKGNVQVIIPYLTQSYNDSYDPPEDSIPLCTLKHFPYDIVHTIEYARDIFQGLFYNTPLSIKQFLNDKEEYINKIQEEGNNASLLENLQNVINSLKEISSQCNFDFCIKKSVELFHNNFINQINQLLYSFPLDYKLSSGEYFWVGQKKPPQPIVFDVNDEMIQEFLLSTSNLLAQVYNIPPCFDINYIINVAKKIEVKPFEPKKVKINMDEKNLNNISISFTEEEKIIDDFCKELLNIPTNNININPIEFDKDEQTNLHVNFIYSFANLRAINYKINTCDKLKAKIVAGKIIPALATTTSIITGLVGIELLKYVNYYDNIQAYVKLSEEQRKKQKHDVLSYFKNAFINSALPLFLFSEPMPPLRMMDKEYDELMKGPVKAIPNGFSSWDKIVISIKNGTIKDLIDHINEKYSIDVNLISVGNACLFNCYLPAHNKERLNKPIHELYKQISKQNLLEDKNYIIVEASCSDQDLVDVLIPSIQFIYK